One window of Sphingobacteriales bacterium genomic DNA carries:
- a CDS encoding ATP-binding cassette domain-containing protein: protein MINLYQILQEKSTITIGRNHDCDIVLTDGNVSRLHCRISIKEPGQYRVQDLASTNGVFINGEKSTDKVVVATDIISIGNTQFSLLPPNQKSDGNKVAPESFAIRLDNVEKTFENGHVGLFPVSLKVKKGEFIAIMGPSGCGKSTLLKAINGENPATGGTVFLNDINFFEHYESLKYQIGYVPQEDIVHRELTVQNSLYYACKLRFATDISDAEIEEKISKVLTSLNINTPDVRQNLVGKLSGGQRKRISIAMELLTEPNFLFLDEPTSPLDPETIEDFLNCLKQLAAQGTTILMVTHKPDDLHYADKVLFLSKGGYLCYFDTTDKYLSYFGKTTTIEVYSLLKTTKQGQIWYNKWYGDNPPSQIRRPAIKPQSTRKYPFLKQLLWLTLRYFNIKTNDRTNTLILLSQAPIIALLICFIFKELTIAVLFLITIAAVWFGTSNATREIVGELPIYKRERMFNLQVLPYVLSKIIVLTTFAGLQALVFMAILYLKFDGNEVSLAGQFMPYLKFMVYLSFSATLIGLFLSAIVNTTEKAMTLLPIVLMPQIMLAGIIASIEKNSLTEFVSSFILARWGTEGFALMQGDVMAYLPQPTADDPELMDYQAKSALKMLDLPNTIDRIFGLSNSDIGSYYFIIGLLNVFIFTLLIVFLRKKDTVK, encoded by the coding sequence ATGATAAACCTTTACCAAATTTTACAAGAGAAAAGTACAATTACCATTGGTCGCAATCACGATTGCGATATTGTTTTGACCGATGGAAATGTGAGCCGGCTACATTGCCGCATTTCAATCAAAGAACCCGGGCAATACAGAGTGCAGGATCTCGCTTCGACAAACGGGGTTTTTATAAACGGAGAGAAAAGTACAGATAAAGTGGTTGTTGCAACCGATATCATCAGCATCGGAAATACGCAATTCAGCCTGTTGCCTCCCAATCAGAAGTCGGATGGAAATAAAGTGGCACCCGAATCTTTTGCTATTAGATTGGATAATGTCGAAAAGACTTTCGAAAATGGTCATGTAGGACTGTTTCCGGTATCGTTAAAAGTAAAAAAAGGAGAATTTATTGCCATTATGGGACCTTCGGGTTGCGGCAAATCTACTTTGCTCAAAGCAATCAACGGTGAAAATCCGGCAACCGGAGGAACTGTTTTTCTAAATGACATCAACTTTTTTGAACACTATGAATCCCTCAAATATCAAATTGGATATGTTCCGCAGGAAGATATTGTGCATAGAGAGCTGACCGTTCAAAACTCACTTTACTATGCCTGCAAACTTCGATTTGCAACCGATATCAGTGATGCAGAAATAGAAGAAAAAATAAGTAAAGTTCTGACATCGCTTAACATCAACACCCCGGATGTCAGACAAAACTTAGTGGGTAAACTCTCCGGCGGACAACGCAAGCGCATCTCTATCGCTATGGAATTGCTCACCGAGCCCAATTTTTTGTTTTTAGATGAACCCACCTCTCCACTTGACCCCGAAACAATTGAAGATTTCCTGAACTGTTTGAAACAACTGGCAGCACAGGGCACTACCATCCTGATGGTAACTCATAAACCCGACGACCTGCACTATGCCGATAAGGTGCTGTTTTTGTCAAAGGGCGGATATCTTTGCTATTTCGACACTACGGATAAGTATTTATCCTATTTCGGTAAAACTACAACCATAGAAGTGTATTCACTGCTAAAAACAACCAAACAAGGGCAGATTTGGTATAACAAGTGGTATGGAGACAATCCGCCTTCTCAAATTCGCCGTCCGGCAATAAAGCCACAGAGTACCAGAAAATATCCTTTTTTAAAACAGCTTCTTTGGCTCACCCTTCGCTATTTTAACATAAAAACCAACGACCGGACCAATACCTTAATACTATTGTCGCAAGCACCAATCATTGCGCTGCTTATCTGCTTTATCTTTAAAGAACTGACAATTGCCGTATTGTTCCTCATCACCATTGCCGCAGTATGGTTTGGTACCAGCAATGCGACCAGAGAAATCGTCGGAGAACTGCCAATTTACAAAAGGGAGCGCATGTTTAACCTGCAAGTTTTGCCCTATGTTCTGTCTAAAATTATTGTCCTGACTACCTTTGCCGGATTACAGGCCTTGGTATTTATGGCCATTTTGTACTTAAAGTTTGACGGAAATGAAGTTTCCCTTGCCGGGCAGTTTATGCCCTATTTAAAGTTCATGGTGTATTTGTCTTTTTCGGCAACCCTCATCGGCTTGTTTTTATCTGCAATTGTCAACACCACTGAAAAAGCAATGACTTTACTTCCCATCGTGTTAATGCCCCAAATCATGTTGGCAGGCATTATTGCCTCCATAGAAAAAAACAGTTTAACCGAATTTGTCAGTTCATTTATTTTAGCCCGTTGGGGAACTGAGGGATTTGCACTGATGCAAGGCGACGTGATGGCTTATTTACCTCAACCTACTGCCGACGACCCCGAATTGATGGACTATCAGGCTAAATCTGCCCTGAAAATGTTAGACCTGCCCAATACAATAGACCGTATTTTCGGTTTGAGCAATAGTGATATCGGCAGCTATTACTTCATAATAGGTTTGCTGAATGTCTTCATTTTTACTCTGTTAATCGTTTTTCTCCGGAAAAAAGATACAGTGAAATGA
- a CDS encoding class I SAM-dependent methyltransferase, which translates to MYQYRKTLYNKYYQTQSGRRSEREINDKLKQDSWHFQQEIIPLLPKVVSQPNIIDIGCGFGSLVHALQQHGYQKVRGIDLSPDQVAEAEKIGIKGVEQADLIEYLKKHPNTFDVIIGIDIIEHFSKDELVEILEIIQLGLCSKGIAVFRTPNADALFSSLYMFGDFTHETILNNSSAEQLFHSTGFSKVTVTGSCMKIKNPIKEFLRIILWKLTVVFSKTFIFASGRSSKGLIFSPNIIISAQKN; encoded by the coding sequence ATGTATCAATACAGAAAAACCCTTTACAACAAGTATTATCAAACACAATCCGGCCGGCGAAGCGAAAGGGAAATAAATGATAAATTAAAGCAAGACTCCTGGCATTTTCAACAAGAAATCATCCCGTTGCTTCCAAAAGTTGTTAGTCAACCCAACATCATAGATATTGGCTGTGGATTCGGCTCATTGGTACATGCGCTCCAACAACATGGTTATCAGAAAGTAAGGGGTATTGATTTAAGTCCGGATCAGGTAGCCGAAGCAGAAAAAATTGGCATTAAAGGAGTTGAACAGGCCGATTTAATTGAATATTTAAAAAAACATCCCAACACATTTGATGTCATCATCGGAATTGATATCATCGAGCATTTCAGCAAAGATGAGTTGGTTGAAATTTTGGAAATTATCCAGCTTGGGCTTTGCAGCAAAGGCATTGCTGTTTTCAGAACGCCTAATGCCGATGCCCTTTTCTCTTCTTTATATATGTTTGGAGATTTTACTCATGAAACTATTCTCAACAATTCTTCAGCAGAGCAGCTTTTTCACAGCACCGGATTTTCAAAAGTAACAGTTACCGGCTCGTGTATGAAAATTAAGAATCCTATTAAAGAATTTCTTAGAATTATCTTATGGAAATTAACCGTAGTATTTAGCAAAACATTCATTTTTGCATCCGGTAGGTCTTCAAAAGGGCTGATTTTTTCACCCAATATCATAATATCGGCTCAAAAAAATTAG
- a CDS encoding DUF2183 domain-containing protein, with product MRENKRFSFFKKGASGLLSFLENSLDKLKSNQGASPPFEIVAYRGYGTSDYLYCRGRILENKGIVASGRDSHWRNLLNSYHRFESDEVPNQSLQLSYMGHKFIQTSDEEGYFKIDTPLSIPFKPNNSIFQDIFFELLFPDGIRPKKIKVIKGQILVPNSMAEYGVISDLDDTLLKSNVVSKIKMIYLAVFKNAYTRLAFRGAPALYWSFRKGSSGSQKNPIFYVSNSPWNLYDLIDEFMDVNHIPKGPVLLRDFGHANNSTLSEAYKNHKYNETVKILETYPNLPFILIGDSGEKDADIYLDIAKKHPGRILCIYIRAVKDKKRTDRVKKLIKSEPIVPALLIEDSLELAKHAVSMGYITRQSMYRVNQSLYNDRSSVVDYWLEDE from the coding sequence ATGAGAGAAAACAAACGTTTTAGTTTCTTTAAAAAAGGTGCTTCAGGGTTGTTGTCGTTTTTAGAGAATAGTTTGGACAAACTGAAAAGCAATCAGGGTGCTTCCCCTCCGTTCGAAATAGTGGCTTACAGGGGATATGGTACATCAGACTACCTTTATTGCAGAGGGCGAATACTCGAAAACAAAGGGATTGTTGCATCTGGAAGGGATAGTCATTGGCGCAACCTTCTCAATTCATATCACAGATTTGAAAGTGATGAAGTACCCAATCAATCTTTACAATTGAGCTATATGGGGCATAAATTTATCCAGACCTCAGACGAAGAAGGTTATTTTAAAATAGATACTCCCTTATCAATTCCTTTTAAGCCCAATAATAGCATTTTTCAGGACATTTTTTTTGAACTGCTGTTTCCGGATGGTATCCGGCCGAAAAAGATAAAGGTAATTAAAGGTCAGATATTAGTTCCCAATAGTATGGCTGAATATGGAGTTATCAGCGACCTGGATGATACTTTGCTAAAGTCAAATGTGGTTTCAAAAATCAAGATGATTTACCTGGCGGTTTTTAAAAATGCTTATACCCGTTTGGCTTTCAGAGGCGCACCGGCTTTATACTGGTCGTTTAGAAAAGGAAGTAGCGGCAGCCAGAAAAACCCGATATTTTATGTTTCCAACAGCCCCTGGAATTTGTATGACCTGATTGATGAGTTTATGGATGTGAATCACATACCAAAGGGCCCGGTATTGTTGAGAGATTTCGGACATGCCAACAACAGTACATTGTCAGAAGCCTATAAAAACCATAAGTACAATGAAACGGTTAAAATTTTAGAAACCTACCCCAACTTACCATTTATTTTGATTGGCGACAGTGGTGAAAAAGATGCCGATATATATTTAGATATTGCAAAAAAGCACCCCGGACGTATTTTATGCATTTACATCAGGGCAGTTAAAGACAAAAAAAGAACAGACAGGGTAAAAAAGCTTATTAAAAGCGAACCTATAGTTCCGGCTTTATTGATTGAAGATAGCCTCGAACTTGCCAAACATGCGGTAAGTATGGGATATATAACCAGACAGTCTATGTACCGCGTTAATCAAAGCCTTTATAATGACCGCAGCAGTGTGGTTGATTATTGGTTGGAAGATGAATAA
- a CDS encoding DASS family sodium-coupled anion symporter, translating into MYPTYKSIGLVLAPALFFVFLLIPAPIDPMAWKVIACMVWIMIWWFTEAVPIPVTSLLPLILFPLLEIGSMKDVAAPYANPIVYLFMGGFFIALAMEKSGLHRRIALTILHLTGSTADGIILGFIIATGFISMWVSNTATTVMMLPIAASVITVMEHNRQISSQQFQRFSLSLMLSIAYAANIGGMATLIGTPPNLVFAGFMQKTFQMQIGFVQWMIVGTPIALLLLVVTYLLLTKFFYPNGIGKITASGEFINQQLEELGKISKSEKMVTAIFLITATSWILRPQFEQLLQLSVPGATLSDTTIAMIGGLLTFVVPRNLKKGKFLLTWEDSKKLPWGILLLFGGGLALADSMEKTGIVEMIGNMIQAGNFSTIVLIFVLVAAIVFISELMSNVALVSIFLPVVAGIAAGADIHALLLTVPVTLAASAAFMLPMGTPPNAIVFSSGHITMPQMARTGFVLNIVSVIVNAALGYVLVKFVFGV; encoded by the coding sequence ATGTATCCCACCTATAAATCAATAGGCTTAGTTTTAGCACCTGCATTGTTTTTCGTCTTTTTATTGATTCCTGCACCGATTGACCCAATGGCATGGAAGGTGATAGCCTGTATGGTTTGGATCATGATTTGGTGGTTTACAGAAGCAGTACCCATTCCGGTAACCTCTTTGCTTCCTCTTATTTTGTTCCCTTTATTAGAGATCGGGTCAATGAAAGACGTGGCTGCTCCTTATGCAAACCCAATCGTCTATTTGTTTATGGGAGGTTTTTTTATTGCACTGGCAATGGAAAAAAGCGGACTTCATCGCCGGATAGCCCTAACCATCCTTCACCTGACAGGGTCAACTGCCGATGGCATTATTCTGGGTTTTATTATTGCAACCGGGTTTATCAGCATGTGGGTCAGTAATACGGCTACTACGGTAATGATGTTGCCTATTGCAGCTTCGGTAATCACTGTTATGGAACATAACAGACAAATCAGTTCACAACAGTTTCAAAGATTTTCTCTGTCGTTAATGTTGTCAATTGCTTATGCTGCCAATATAGGAGGGATGGCTACCCTAATCGGAACACCTCCCAATCTTGTTTTTGCCGGATTTATGCAAAAAACTTTTCAAATGCAAATAGGTTTTGTGCAATGGATGATAGTAGGAACACCCATCGCTTTGCTTCTTTTAGTTGTTACATACCTGCTCCTGACCAAATTTTTTTATCCGAACGGTATCGGTAAAATTACTGCCTCGGGTGAATTTATCAATCAACAACTTGAAGAATTGGGGAAAATATCAAAATCAGAAAAAATGGTTACCGCTATATTTCTGATTACCGCCACTTCATGGATTTTAAGACCTCAGTTTGAACAGTTGTTGCAGTTATCAGTTCCCGGTGCTACGCTATCAGATACTACCATTGCTATGATTGGTGGGTTACTCACCTTTGTCGTTCCCCGAAACTTAAAAAAAGGTAAATTTTTGTTGACCTGGGAAGATAGCAAAAAACTGCCCTGGGGCATATTGCTGTTATTTGGGGGCGGGTTAGCCTTAGCTGATTCGATGGAAAAAACGGGGATTGTAGAAATGATAGGTAATATGATTCAGGCAGGCAATTTTTCGACTATCGTTTTAATATTTGTCCTGGTGGCAGCCATTGTTTTTATCAGTGAGTTGATGAGCAATGTAGCGTTGGTAAGCATATTTTTACCGGTAGTTGCCGGTATTGCTGCCGGTGCAGATATTCATGCCTTGTTGCTGACTGTTCCTGTAACATTGGCAGCAAGTGCTGCGTTTATGCTGCCTATGGGAACTCCTCCCAATGCCATCGTGTTTTCGAGCGGACATATAACGATGCCTCAAATGGCCAGAACCGGTTTTGTCCTGAATATAGTTTCAGTCATTGTCAATGCCGCTTTAGGCTATGTTTTAGTGAAATTTGTTTTTGGAGTTTAA
- the dacB gene encoding D-alanyl-D-alanine carboxypeptidase/D-alanyl-D-alanine-endopeptidase, which produces MQFLFRYLLMFRLVFFPMLFLGALLLKAQPKPNKYPAVQDALISMDNDVDLQPASWSYYVKNVSDGEVIAAFNSMKLLRPASALKVMTTAAALSILGPDHTFSTKLEYDGRIDEIGILKGNLYITGGGDPTLATNRSDIATPYNVVLQQWVKSIQQLGIKKIEGRVIGDAGYFPDDMIPTTWIWEDIGNYYGAGVSGLNFHENRYDLVLSSGKTGSPTNILKIQPEVPGLQLTNLTTAGAAGSGDQAYIYGSPFNLSIVVRGTIPPNRSSFVIRGAVPDPALYAASCLKQTLEQMGIQVTEPAATVRQLSELENYKSQQKYMLHISTSPPIKKIVYWCNKRSVNLFAEALLREMGKKQFGTGTIENGIKAVKQFYQNRGIDLNEAILYDGSGLSPSNAISAKQLTEILSNYAGAPNFNEFYQSLPVAGDASDDGFLKSFMNSKSKTAKLSVKSGYLSNTRAYCGYIKTQSGRLLAFTVMVNNYTCTNTYIKKKIEDLLLPLMQLK; this is translated from the coding sequence ATGCAGTTCTTGTTTAGATATTTATTGATGTTCCGTTTGGTATTTTTTCCAATGCTTTTTTTAGGAGCTCTGCTTTTAAAAGCACAGCCAAAGCCAAATAAATATCCGGCTGTTCAGGATGCCCTAATCAGTATGGACAATGATGTGGATTTGCAACCGGCAAGCTGGAGTTACTATGTTAAAAATGTTTCAGACGGAGAGGTAATCGCTGCCTTTAATTCCATGAAATTATTGCGACCGGCTTCTGCCTTAAAAGTAATGACTACTGCTGCTGCGCTTTCAATTTTAGGTCCTGACCATACTTTTTCCACTAAACTGGAATACGACGGCAGAATTGACGAAATTGGCATATTAAAGGGTAACCTATACATCACCGGAGGAGGCGACCCCACTTTGGCTACCAATCGTTCAGATATAGCTACTCCTTACAATGTTGTATTGCAACAATGGGTTAAGTCCATCCAACAGTTGGGAATAAAAAAAATTGAGGGGAGAGTTATTGGAGATGCCGGATATTTCCCGGATGATATGATTCCAACAACCTGGATTTGGGAAGATATCGGAAACTATTATGGAGCCGGGGTCAGCGGGTTAAACTTTCACGAAAACCGTTACGATTTGGTGCTTTCTTCGGGAAAAACCGGCAGTCCTACTAATATTTTGAAAATACAACCCGAAGTTCCGGGATTGCAATTAACCAATCTGACTACTGCCGGAGCGGCAGGCAGCGGCGATCAGGCTTATATTTATGGATCCCCCTTTAATCTATCCATTGTTGTAAGAGGAACGATTCCTCCAAATCGCAGCAGTTTTGTTATCAGAGGGGCTGTTCCTGACCCTGCTCTTTATGCAGCCTCCTGCCTGAAACAAACGCTGGAACAAATGGGTATTCAGGTAACAGAACCGGCAGCTACTGTTCGACAGCTTTCAGAGCTTGAAAACTATAAAAGCCAACAAAAATATATGCTCCATATCAGTACATCACCTCCAATAAAAAAAATAGTGTACTGGTGCAACAAACGCAGTGTGAACCTGTTTGCAGAAGCACTTTTGCGCGAAATGGGAAAAAAACAATTTGGAACCGGAACCATTGAGAATGGAATAAAAGCAGTTAAGCAGTTTTACCAAAACCGCGGAATAGACCTCAACGAAGCAATTCTTTATGATGGAAGCGGGTTGTCGCCTTCAAATGCGATTTCTGCAAAACAACTGACAGAAATTCTCTCAAACTATGCCGGTGCTCCCAATTTTAATGAGTTTTACCAATCCTTACCTGTTGCAGGTGATGCTTCTGACGATGGGTTTTTGAAGAGTTTTATGAATAGTAAAAGTAAAACAGCAAAACTCAGTGTTAAAAGCGGTTATCTGAGTAATACCCGTGCATATTGCGGATATATTAAAACCCAATCGGGCAGACTGCTGGCCTTTACCGTGATGGTCAATAATTATACCTGTACCAATACTTATATCAAAAAGAAAATAGAGGATTTGCTCTTGCCTTTAATGCAACTTAAATAG
- a CDS encoding WD40 repeat domain-containing protein has protein sequence MSKVSIFFFLILLTGTTLFAQRFDDFKAFSSGKGAITAVCYNPSGTAFASGNNQGMLLIRDAVTGDILHILRNEGHTGEITHLSFHPDGSHLVSVATDGLLKVWELSSNTVIHEINARTTGGTAFYNFAYFSPDGNVILYGGSDGTISATRPFIPNSKPGVILNNNGIPFTCADYAETGNYLVAGSKQTIRVVDFLTKKVVQTINACSDEVIDVKYTPDNLHIGSLCKNGTFSMWDASTGQLVKSFQVTTPGPSTEIDFSPDGQYLVTGDTKNHVKVWNIAGMDINSDLTGHQASVRSVQFAPNSKNIITGGNDDQIKMWQWRKLIPNEEIPVPPTPPTPPPVQPVEKKEEPVVLAPPVNKPAELENVKLTYTTRNIPDSLGDRKVVPGRRMIVDSEYLEFWVWDEEYEDGDTISLYFNDQWILKEYLLTKRKLKIKVNINRNADNYLILYAHNEGTRPPNTAALTIVDGKKTNKIALASNMRKCDAINFKFREQR, from the coding sequence ATGAGTAAAGTAAGCATATTCTTTTTTTTAATTCTTTTGACCGGAACAACGCTGTTTGCACAGCGATTCGATGATTTTAAAGCCTTTAGCAGTGGTAAAGGAGCAATTACGGCGGTATGTTATAACCCTTCAGGTACAGCCTTTGCCAGTGGAAACAATCAGGGCATGTTGTTGATTCGAGATGCTGTTACCGGAGACATACTACATATTTTGCGGAATGAAGGGCATACCGGAGAAATCACCCATCTTTCATTCCACCCCGACGGAAGTCATTTAGTAAGTGTTGCAACCGATGGGCTACTTAAAGTCTGGGAATTAAGTTCCAATACTGTCATTCATGAAATCAACGCCCGTACAACCGGAGGCACCGCATTTTATAATTTTGCCTATTTCAGTCCTGACGGCAATGTCATCTTGTATGGAGGTTCAGATGGTACAATCAGTGCTACCCGCCCTTTTATTCCGAACAGTAAACCCGGCGTTATTTTAAACAACAACGGCATCCCATTTACCTGTGCAGATTACGCCGAAACAGGCAATTATTTAGTAGCAGGAAGTAAACAAACTATCAGAGTTGTTGATTTTTTGACTAAAAAAGTGGTTCAGACCATTAATGCCTGCAGTGATGAGGTAATAGATGTTAAATATACGCCCGATAACCTGCATATAGGAAGTCTTTGTAAAAACGGCACTTTTTCGATGTGGGACGCTTCAACCGGACAACTGGTTAAATCTTTTCAGGTTACGACACCCGGGCCAAGCACGGAAATTGACTTTTCGCCGGATGGACAATATTTGGTTACCGGGGATACCAAAAATCATGTAAAGGTTTGGAATATCGCAGGCATGGATATCAATTCAGACCTTACGGGACATCAGGCTTCTGTTCGCAGCGTTCAGTTTGCTCCAAACAGTAAAAATATCATTACCGGAGGAAACGACGATCAGATAAAAATGTGGCAATGGCGAAAGTTAATCCCCAACGAAGAAATACCTGTTCCGCCAACTCCGCCCACACCTCCTCCTGTTCAACCGGTTGAAAAGAAAGAAGAACCGGTTGTCTTAGCTCCACCGGTGAACAAACCTGCTGAACTTGAAAACGTCAAGTTAACCTATACAACCCGCAATATTCCCGATTCTTTGGGCGATCGAAAGGTTGTTCCGGGCAGACGCATGATTGTTGATTCTGAATATCTCGAGTTTTGGGTTTGGGATGAAGAGTATGAAGATGGAGACACAATTTCTCTTTATTTCAACGACCAATGGATTCTTAAAGAGTATCTGCTAACCAAGCGCAAGTTGAAAATTAAAGTAAATATAAACCGCAATGCCGATAATTATCTGATACTTTATGCCCACAATGAAGGTACTCGTCCTCCAAATACGGCAGCCCTGACTATTGTTGACGGGAAAAAAACCAATAAAATCGCTTTGGCTTCAAATATGCGAAAATGCGATGCCATCAATTTTAAGTTTAGAGAACAAAGGTAG
- a CDS encoding zinc metallopeptidase → MYIAMFGILMLLSLAASSMLKSRFNQYSKMPIRLSGKEVAEKMLRDNGIYDVEVISVQGQLTDHYNPQNKTVNLSETVYNQHNVAAAAVAAHECGHAVQHATAYGFLTMRSQMVPLVNISSKLSQFILLGGLALFFATQNTIVLLIGVLLLAVTTAFTLITLPVEFDASNRALAWLNTSGIVGGEEHEKAKNALWWAAMTYVVAALAAVANLLYYASFLFRRD, encoded by the coding sequence ATGTACATCGCAATGTTTGGAATACTAATGTTACTCAGTTTAGCTGCAAGTAGCATGTTGAAATCGCGATTTAACCAGTATTCTAAAATGCCAATTCGATTAAGCGGTAAAGAAGTTGCCGAAAAAATGCTGCGGGATAATGGAATATATGATGTGGAGGTTATTTCCGTTCAAGGCCAGTTAACAGACCACTATAACCCCCAAAACAAAACGGTTAACCTGAGCGAAACAGTGTATAATCAGCATAATGTTGCTGCTGCTGCTGTTGCTGCTCACGAATGTGGACATGCAGTGCAACATGCTACTGCTTATGGTTTTTTGACCATGCGTTCTCAGATGGTACCTCTTGTAAATATCAGTTCAAAACTGTCTCAGTTTATTTTGTTGGGAGGATTGGCCTTGTTTTTTGCCACACAAAATACGATTGTCCTGTTAATCGGGGTCTTGTTACTGGCAGTTACCACTGCTTTTACCCTGATCACCTTGCCCGTTGAATTTGATGCAAGCAACCGCGCCTTAGCCTGGCTCAACACTTCCGGAATTGTAGGTGGGGAAGAGCATGAAAAGGCTAAAAACGCACTTTGGTGGGCAGCTATGACTTATGTAGTTGCAGCTTTAGCCGCTGTTGCCAATCTCTTATATTACGCTTCTTTCTTGTTTCGCAGAGATTAA
- a CDS encoding nucleotidyltransferase family protein, which produces MIFAAGLGTRMRPLTDHLPKALIPILGRPLLGIVIQRLISFGYNEIVVNVHYRAPMIVEYLNSQNNFGIKIHISDESEMLLDTGGGLLKAAPLLAGKEPILVCNVDILSDIDFTEIRQAHSLNSKKPIATLAVRKRPSERFFLFNEENLLCGWQNSKTGQIRHANPCFRAVPFAFSGIQLIEPVFFEKIAFTGKFSLVDAYLELSKKFPVAMFDHSHTHWVDVGKPESIKEAEKILPCLFA; this is translated from the coding sequence ATGATTTTTGCTGCGGGTTTAGGAACCCGTATGCGACCTCTGACAGACCATTTACCCAAAGCTCTAATACCCATTCTTGGCAGACCTTTGTTGGGAATAGTCATTCAACGGCTTATTTCATTCGGGTACAATGAGATTGTGGTGAATGTTCATTACCGCGCACCAATGATTGTTGAGTATTTGAATTCTCAAAACAATTTCGGCATCAAGATCCATATTTCTGATGAAAGCGAAATGTTGCTCGACACAGGGGGCGGGTTGCTAAAGGCAGCCCCTTTATTAGCGGGTAAAGAACCAATTTTAGTTTGCAATGTAGATATATTATCAGATATTGATTTTACGGAGATAAGACAAGCACATTCTTTAAACTCAAAAAAGCCCATAGCAACTTTGGCGGTCAGAAAACGCCCTTCAGAACGCTTTTTTTTATTTAACGAAGAGAACTTGCTTTGTGGATGGCAAAATTCCAAAACCGGTCAGATACGACATGCCAATCCATGTTTCCGGGCTGTTCCATTTGCATTTAGCGGGATTCAGCTCATTGAACCTGTATTCTTTGAAAAAATAGCATTTACCGGAAAATTTTCATTGGTGGATGCTTATTTAGAATTGTCCAAAAAATTTCCGGTTGCTATGTTTGATCATAGCCATACACATTGGGTTGACGTTGGAAAACCGGAATCTATAAAGGAGGCAGAAAAAATCTTACCCTGTTTGTTCGCATAA